The following proteins are encoded in a genomic region of Triticum dicoccoides isolate Atlit2015 ecotype Zavitan chromosome 1B, WEW_v2.0, whole genome shotgun sequence:
- the LOC119314031 gene encoding uncharacterized protein LOC119314031 → MAAVRCLARRLGKTLAAAAEERRGQLVPRRFFSEDAHEMKQKMRNQKVEELYDALYKRGKIPTTSPSVQASQEPDPLRTRRYAMRIRGVFELAAKMTLGFMLVAYAVSPKLPREEDTTNNCPQCGLRTSTTREGTTNN, encoded by the exons ATGGCAGCGGTTCGATGCCTGGCGAGGAGGCTCGGTAAAACGCTGGCGGCGGCCGCGGAGGAGCGACGCGGCCAACTCGTGCCAAGAAGGTTCTTCAGCGAG GATGCTCATGAGATGAAGCAGAAGATGAGGAATCAAAAGGTGGAGGAGCTGTATGATGCCTTATACAAGCGGGGGAAGATTCCCACCACTAGTCCCTCTGTACAAGCCAGTCAAGAACCCGACCCTCT GCGTACAAGGCGTTACGCAATGAGGATTCGGGGTGTGTTTGAGTTAGCTGCCAAGATGACGTTAGGCTTTATGCTGGTTGCTTATGCGGTTAGTCCAAAACTGCCCAGAGAAGAGGACACCACCAATAATTGCCCACAATGCGGCTTGAGGACATCAACAACCAGAGAAGGCACCACCAATAATTGA